Proteins encoded together in one Candidatus Methylomirabilis limnetica window:
- a CDS encoding SPASM domain-containing protein: MSGRKSSWASKAARERLDCRQLHHGSGQPGRGARLRAARCLSRSVCGKFFHGRLYPDMRLAPLDVYVRDQIRIEARQVSRETGVTVRFARSRSTPPPQCPFMNSAYLWLTGEVVACDRMEPPGRPWPTRIFGNVREAPLSEIWNRPEYRAFRQGVLSENLPSECRGCTFCDSVVC; encoded by the coding sequence ATGAGCGGCAGGAAGTCATCGTGGGCCTCGAAGGCGGCGCGGGAACGGCTGGATTGCCGCCAACTACATCATGGATCCGGGCAACCTGGCCGAGGTGCCCGACTTCGTGCGGCTCGCTGCCTCTCTCGGTCTGTGTGCGGTAAGTTTTTTCACGGCCGTTTATATCCCGACATGCGGCTTGCCCCGCTGGACGTATACGTACGTGACCAAATCCGGATCGAAGCTCGGCAGGTCAGCCGGGAAACCGGCGTAACCGTCCGCTTCGCGCGCTCCCGATCGACGCCGCCACCGCAGTGCCCGTTCATGAACAGCGCCTACCTGTGGCTCACCGGCGAGGTCGTCGCCTGCGATCGCATGGAACCGCCCGGTCGACCATGGCCGACCCGTATCTTCGGTAACGTCCGCGAAGCGCCGCTCTCTGAGATCTGGAACCGGCCCGAGTACCGGGCGTTCCGACAGGGGGTACTCTCGGAAAACCTGCCCAGTGAATGCCGCGGCTGCACCTTCTGCGACAGTGTGGTCTGCTGA
- a CDS encoding GDP-L-fucose synthase family protein: protein MDDLQGKRVLVTGGAGFLGSQVVRQLRARGCGELFVPRSAQYDLTSEQKITEVLRSVKPDIIIHLAAVVGGIGANRERPGEFFYKNLMMGIQLMEQARLHGIEKFVAIGTICAYPKFAPIPFQEGDLWDGYPEETNAPYGLAKKMLLVQAQAYRDQYGFNAIYLLPVNLYGPGDNFDPASSHVIPALIGKCCDAITTGQREIIVWGTGKATREFLYVEDAAEGIVLATERYNKPDPVNVGAGFEISIHDLVHLIAKLTGFTGTITWDTTKPDGQPRRCLDTSRAEREFGFKARTAFDVGLQKTIEWYRAV from the coding sequence ATGGATGACTTGCAAGGGAAGCGAGTCCTGGTAACTGGAGGCGCGGGGTTCCTCGGCTCTCAAGTGGTGCGACAGCTCAGAGCGCGAGGATGCGGGGAGCTGTTTGTCCCCAGGAGTGCCCAATACGACCTGACGAGCGAGCAGAAGATCACCGAGGTCTTGAGAAGTGTCAAGCCTGACATTATTATCCATCTGGCCGCGGTGGTCGGCGGAATCGGCGCCAACCGAGAGCGGCCGGGAGAGTTCTTTTATAAGAACCTGATGATGGGGATTCAGCTCATGGAGCAGGCCCGCCTTCACGGCATCGAAAAGTTTGTCGCGATCGGGACGATCTGCGCCTACCCCAAATTCGCCCCAATCCCTTTTCAAGAGGGGGACCTCTGGGACGGCTATCCGGAAGAAACTAACGCACCCTATGGTCTGGCCAAGAAGATGCTCCTGGTCCAGGCGCAGGCCTATCGGGATCAGTACGGATTCAACGCCATCTATCTGCTGCCGGTCAATCTGTACGGTCCAGGCGACAACTTCGACCCCGCCTCGTCGCACGTGATCCCGGCCCTCATCGGGAAGTGCTGTGACGCCATCACTACCGGTCAGCGAGAGATCATTGTCTGGGGGACTGGGAAAGCCACGCGGGAGTTCCTCTATGTCGAGGATGCCGCCGAGGGAATCGTTCTAGCTACCGAGCGGTACAACAAGCCGGACCCGGTGAATGTGGGGGCCGGCTTCGAGATCTCGATTCACGACCTGGTCCACCTCATCGCCAAGTTGACCGGCTTTACCGGGACCATCACCTGGGACACGACGAAGCCTGACGGGCAGCCGCGTCGGTGCCTGGACACTTCCAGAGCCGAGCGAGAGTTCGGGTTCAAGGCCAGGACGGCGTTCGATGTGGGATTGCAAAAAACTATCGAGTGGTATAGAGCGGTATAA
- the cysC gene encoding adenylyl-sulfate kinase, with translation MSANVDGFTLWFTGLSGSGKTTLARQVWRELRARGLKVEVLDGDVVRQNLSKGLGFSKEDRDTNIRRIGFVCNLLSRNGVIAIAAAISPYRAVRDEVRASQDTGRFVEVFLDCPIELLMKRDVKGLYQKALTGKVENFTGISDPYEPPENPEIVLHTDQETEEQSMAKILAWLEERGYVPPYHDHAPERACP, from the coding sequence ATGAGCGCTAATGTTGATGGCTTCACCTTGTGGTTTACCGGCCTTTCTGGGTCAGGCAAGACGACCCTGGCCCGACAGGTGTGGCGTGAACTCCGCGCCCGAGGGCTCAAGGTTGAAGTGCTGGATGGCGACGTCGTCCGCCAGAATCTGTCCAAGGGGTTGGGCTTCAGCAAGGAAGACCGCGATACGAATATCCGCCGGATCGGTTTCGTCTGCAACCTGCTCAGCCGAAACGGAGTAATTGCCATTGCTGCGGCCATTTCACCTTATCGCGCGGTGCGCGACGAGGTTCGTGCCTCTCAGGACACCGGTCGCTTCGTCGAGGTATTCTTGGATTGCCCAATCGAGCTGTTGATGAAGCGTGACGTGAAGGGGTTGTACCAGAAAGCTCTCACCGGAAAGGTTGAGAACTTTACCGGCATTTCCGATCCCTATGAGCCGCCTGAGAATCCGGAGATCGTCCTCCATACCGACCAGGAGACCGAGGAGCAGAGCATGGCAAAGATTCTAGCTTGGCTGGAAGAGAGGGGCTATGTGCCACCCTACCACGATCACGCCCCGGAGCGAGCATGTCCTTGA
- a CDS encoding glycosyltransferase family 2 protein, whose protein sequence is MRSDEQQVLWSILDTRDKTLQIMTTQLVKKEAIIQQLAAALSESQAAMAELTKDLPSVSICPGNYSEPTAVERILSERVQSLTDQVVKKEEVLQELHVEAERRREALEAVTTDRDAWEARYQQLSAEYEAVSQSPLLQSKIQHTIELERELEQKEKVIQELHAETERRREALEAVTTDRDAWEARYQQMVAEAERRWEALEAVTAKLYTVAQGSSPIPSGNLAASVEEAPASQIGRTLAGSLTQATVTPVGPLVSIVTPSYNQGRFIEETILSVLTQDYPNIEYIVIDGASTDNTLDILKKYEGRLTWISEPDLGQSHAINKGFRMAKGEILAWLNSDDTYLPGAIGKVVQHFQANPAAMMVYGEGYLIDEHSRIKQRFPYTEEFNLWKLIYLWDNILQQTAFFRGQIFDHIDLLDENLHYGMDWDLWIRIGKKFRVDYIPEYLGNLREYSEAKTFSGGTTRFNELVSLMRRHGTMRFPPAYFTYGFGTYNRTMFGRLAHQYPHAYRFLFSMPRLLGQRVCSLITRYLVTHSQGYYSDGWATPKAHFLLVNPGQASYLRLEGECINLRRGFYTVIRARANGRPLGDPITVFPGHFKLEWPIPEEMRSSDIFEVTLLSTRWHRPPLAGANTDRRRLSYRVTRIAAE, encoded by the coding sequence ATGAGGTCTGATGAGCAGCAGGTTTTGTGGAGTATTCTCGATACCCGTGACAAAACTCTACAGATAATGACCACACAACTGGTGAAAAAAGAGGCCATTATCCAACAACTAGCTGCAGCCCTGAGCGAATCACAGGCCGCTATGGCTGAGTTGACAAAGGATCTTCCCTCTGTGTCAATATGTCCGGGAAACTATTCGGAGCCAACCGCGGTTGAACGAATTCTGTCAGAGCGCGTGCAAAGTCTCACTGACCAAGTTGTAAAAAAAGAGGAAGTTCTCCAAGAGCTTCATGTCGAGGCGGAGCGCCGACGGGAGGCGCTTGAGGCCGTGACAACCGACCGCGATGCCTGGGAGGCCCGCTACCAACAGCTCTCCGCAGAATACGAGGCAGTGTCCCAAAGCCCTCTTCTGCAGTCCAAAATCCAGCACACAATCGAGCTCGAGCGTGAATTGGAGCAGAAGGAAAAAGTCATCCAAGAGCTTCACGCCGAGACAGAGCGCCGACGGGAGGCACTCGAGGCCGTGACAACCGACCGCGATGCTTGGGAGGCCCGCTACCAGCAGATGGTCGCCGAAGCAGAGCGCCGATGGGAGGCGCTCGAGGCCGTGACGGCGAAATTGTATACCGTTGCTCAGGGGTCCTCTCCAATACCTTCGGGAAATCTGGCGGCATCGGTTGAAGAAGCACCGGCGAGCCAAATAGGGAGAACTCTCGCAGGATCTCTTACGCAAGCCACAGTTACTCCGGTAGGCCCTCTGGTGTCGATTGTCACACCGTCGTATAACCAGGGCCGCTTTATTGAGGAGACGATCCTGAGTGTTCTCACTCAAGACTACCCCAATATCGAGTACATCGTGATTGATGGCGCCTCAACCGACAATACCCTGGACATCCTCAAAAAGTATGAGGGACGGCTCACCTGGATCTCCGAGCCGGATCTGGGTCAGTCGCATGCCATCAATAAGGGCTTCCGAATGGCCAAGGGTGAGATCCTGGCTTGGCTGAACTCTGATGATACCTATCTTCCCGGGGCGATCGGCAAAGTCGTACAACATTTCCAGGCGAATCCCGCGGCGATGATGGTCTATGGCGAGGGGTATCTCATCGACGAACACAGCCGGATTAAACAACGGTTTCCATATACAGAAGAGTTCAATCTGTGGAAACTTATTTATCTGTGGGATAACATCCTCCAGCAGACGGCCTTTTTTCGAGGCCAAATCTTCGATCATATCGATTTGCTGGACGAAAACCTTCACTACGGAATGGATTGGGATCTCTGGATCAGGATCGGCAAGAAGTTCCGAGTCGATTACATCCCGGAGTATCTGGGCAATCTTCGCGAATACTCGGAAGCCAAGACCTTTTCTGGGGGTACCACGCGCTTTAATGAACTCGTGTCCTTAATGAGACGACACGGGACCATGCGATTTCCACCAGCGTATTTTACCTATGGTTTCGGTACCTATAACAGAACTATGTTCGGCCGTCTGGCGCATCAATATCCACACGCGTACCGGTTCTTGTTTTCGATGCCCCGCCTGTTAGGTCAGCGCGTCTGCAGCCTGATAACACGCTATCTGGTGACCCATTCCCAGGGCTATTATAGTGACGGTTGGGCCACGCCGAAGGCCCATTTCCTACTGGTGAATCCCGGTCAGGCGTCTTATTTGAGACTTGAAGGCGAATGTATCAATTTGCGGCGCGGCTTCTACACCGTCATCCGTGCTCGAGCCAATGGTCGCCCTCTTGGAGACCCGATCACCGTCTTTCCTGGACACTTCAAACTGGAATGGCCGATACCAGAAGAGATGCGATCTTCAGACATTTTTGAGGTGACGCTGCTCTCAACCCGCTGGCATCGCCCCCCACTAGCCGGAGCCAATACCGATCGGCGCAGGCTGTCCTATCGAGTTACGCGAATTGCTGCGGAGTAG
- a CDS encoding IS256 family transposase, translated as MPKQTTESTAESRVTWNDLETCLRSKMREWLQELLEAEMDELLGRRKSERRQAVDAAPGYRSGHGKPRRLTLCNGTVTLRRPRVRGLQPRFESRLLPLFARRTPEVNALLPELYLHGLALGDFDLALRGLLGEEAPLSATTVARLKAQWDAERQQWASRSLADLQVVYLWVDGVYVKAGLEREKAAVLVVLAGLSDGRKELLALVPGHRESTESWSDVLRDLKARGLSAPKLVVGDGHLGIWAGLRNVYPEAKEQRCWNHRLCNALDKVPKTRQAHARLLLTQIPYAATQQEAERLKAVYQHWCRQQGLEAAALVLDRDWERMLTFYQFPKAHWIHLRTSNPIESPFAALRLRTDAAKRFKQVENATAVIWKMLLVAQGRFRRLNAPELLAEVYHGVTFVNGVRVMERAWEVAA; from the coding sequence ATGCCGAAGCAGACCACAGAATCAACCGCGGAGTCAAGGGTAACATGGAACGACCTGGAAACGTGCCTGCGAAGCAAGATGCGCGAGTGGCTGCAAGAGCTGCTTGAAGCGGAAATGGACGAGTTGCTGGGCCGCCGTAAGTCGGAGCGGCGCCAGGCTGTGGATGCTGCGCCAGGTTACCGCAGCGGACACGGCAAGCCCCGACGGCTGACGTTGTGTAACGGCACAGTCACGCTCCGACGACCTAGGGTCCGAGGACTGCAGCCGCGGTTTGAGAGCCGTCTGCTGCCCCTGTTCGCGCGGCGGACACCGGAGGTCAACGCGCTGCTGCCTGAGCTGTACCTGCACGGCCTCGCCCTGGGCGACTTCGATCTGGCGCTGCGGGGCCTGCTCGGGGAGGAGGCGCCGCTCTCGGCCACGACGGTGGCACGGCTGAAGGCGCAGTGGGACGCCGAGCGGCAGCAATGGGCGAGCCGCAGCCTCGCAGACCTGCAGGTCGTCTACCTCTGGGTGGACGGTGTCTACGTGAAGGCCGGGCTGGAGCGCGAGAAGGCGGCGGTGCTGGTGGTGCTCGCGGGCTTGAGCGACGGACGCAAGGAGCTCCTCGCGCTCGTCCCCGGACATCGGGAATCGACCGAGAGCTGGTCGGACGTCCTGCGGGACCTGAAGGCGCGCGGCCTGTCGGCGCCCAAGCTGGTCGTGGGCGATGGGCATCTCGGGATCTGGGCCGGCTTGCGCAACGTGTACCCCGAGGCCAAGGAGCAGCGGTGCTGGAATCACCGACTCTGTAACGCGCTCGACAAGGTGCCGAAGACACGGCAGGCGCACGCCCGGCTCCTGCTCACGCAGATTCCTTACGCGGCCACCCAGCAGGAGGCGGAGCGGCTGAAGGCGGTCTACCAGCACTGGTGTCGGCAGCAGGGACTCGAGGCGGCTGCGCTGGTGCTCGATCGGGACTGGGAGCGGATGCTCACGTTCTACCAGTTCCCGAAGGCCCATTGGATCCACCTGCGGACGAGCAACCCGATCGAGTCGCCCTTTGCGGCCTTGCGGCTGCGGACCGATGCAGCGAAACGCTTCAAGCAAGTCGAGAACGCCACAGCAGTCATCTGGAAGATGCTGCTGGTCGCCCAGGGGCGATTCCGTCGACTGAACGCCCCGGAGTTGCTGGCGGAGGTCTATCACGGCGTCACATTCGTGAATGGCGTGCGCGTCATGGAGCGAGCCTGGGAGGTTGCCGCCTAA
- a CDS encoding helix-turn-helix domain-containing protein, with translation MSPRYRVTLTEQERRELDAVTKRGKTQARKVIHARALLLCDAGECGPAWTVADTAEALGISSRSIEHLKKRVVEDGLDAALERKPREKPPREVTFDGAFEARLIALACAEAPEGHRRWTVRLLADKVVELNFVASVSHMTVQRALKKTHCSLIAASTGKSLRKGARRS, from the coding sequence ATGTCGCCGAGATACCGCGTGACCCTTACAGAGCAAGAGCGCAGGGAGCTGGATGCCGTAACGAAACGTGGCAAGACGCAGGCGAGGAAAGTCATACATGCGCGAGCACTGTTGTTGTGTGACGCCGGAGAATGCGGCCCGGCCTGGACGGTTGCCGATACAGCGGAAGCCCTTGGGATCAGCAGCCGATCGATCGAGCACCTCAAGAAACGCGTTGTAGAAGATGGACTTGATGCCGCGCTTGAACGAAAACCACGGGAGAAGCCGCCGCGGGAAGTCACGTTTGATGGGGCGTTTGAGGCACGATTGATCGCCCTGGCCTGCGCCGAGGCCCCGGAGGGGCATCGGCGATGGACGGTCAGGCTCCTTGCCGACAAGGTCGTCGAATTGAACTTTGTTGCGTCCGTATCACACATGACCGTACAGCGAGCGTTAAAAAAAACGCACTGCAGCCTCATCGCAGCAAGTACTGGAAAATCCCTCCGGAAGGGAGCGCGGCGTTCGTAG